The following is a genomic window from Pseudothermotoga thermarum DSM 5069.
AATATGGGATATTGGGAACACGAGCATGAGAGGTTTGGGGAAAGAAGTCTTGTTGAGAGTGTGATAGGGATAACAAAGTACAGGCTGAGGCGTTTTAACATAAGCAGGTTATGGTACAAGAAGAGGGATGAGGACATAGTGAAGTGGCTATTTCCATTTCTTCTATTAGTGCAGTTTTCCTTCTTAAGTTGACAGGTCCATATTATAATATTTGAATTATTTTGAATTATAATATTTTTGGATCTTCAAAAAAAAACAAAAGGAGGAATTTCATCGATGAAGCCTTCAAAACGAGTGCAGATGGTACCTGCTTCAAAAACACTTGAAGTAAATGCTTTGGCTCAAGTTTTGAGGGCAAAAGGGATTGATGTGGTTAACTTAACCGCTGGAGAACCGGATTTTCCCACTCCAGAACCTGTTGTTGAAGCCGCAATTGATGCGATGAAAAAAGGTTTTACAAAATACACAGATTCTTCTGGTATACCTCAACTTCGCGAAAGAATAGCCAAGTATGTTACGGAGAAATTCGGTGTAAAGTGCCAACCAGAGCAGGTGATAGTTTCCAACGGTGGAAAACAAGCTATATTCAATGCCTTGGCTGCCGTGGTTGATGAAGGCGACGAGGTTATAATCATCGATCCTTGTTGGGTTAGTTACGAACCAATGGTCACCTTACTTGGCGGTAAAGCTGTTCACGTAGAAACGAAATTTGCCGACGGTTTTGTACCAAAAGTTGCCGAGATAGAAAAGAAAATTTCTCCAAACACCAAAGCAATCATTGTGAACAGTCCAAACAATCCATCCGGTGCGGTGTACGATTTTGAAACGTTGAAGGGAATCTACGAATTAGCCGTTAAGTATGATCTGCTGATCATCAGCGATGAAGTTTACAGCTGCTTGGTTTACGATCAAGATCACATTTCGTTGTTCTCGATATCCAATGGAGATAGAACAGCTTTGGTGGATGCCTTTTCCAAGTCTCATTCAATGACAGGTTGGAGAGTCGGTTATCTTGTCGCTCCTCTTGAAATAGCAAAAGCTGCTGCAAAAGTCCAATCGCACTTGACATCCAATATCAACACACCTACGCAATACGCAGCTTTGAAAACCTTTGAAGTTGATACATCTTACATGAAGGCAAAGTTTAAAGAAAGAAGAGACTTGGTTTGTAAACTTCTCGACGAAGCAAAGATCCCATATGTCAAACCAAAAGGTGCATTTTACTTTCTTCTTGATATCAGCAAGTACGAACAAGACGATGTGAAATTCTGCAAAGACTTGCTGAACGAAAAACACGTTGCACTTGTTCCAGGAAGCGC
Proteins encoded in this region:
- the aspC gene encoding aspartate aminotransferase, which produces MKPSKRVQMVPASKTLEVNALAQVLRAKGIDVVNLTAGEPDFPTPEPVVEAAIDAMKKGFTKYTDSSGIPQLRERIAKYVTEKFGVKCQPEQVIVSNGGKQAIFNALAAVVDEGDEVIIIDPCWVSYEPMVTLLGGKAVHVETKFADGFVPKVAEIEKKISPNTKAIIVNSPNNPSGAVYDFETLKGIYELAVKYDLLIISDEVYSCLVYDQDHISLFSISNGDRTALVDAFSKSHSMTGWRVGYLVAPLEIAKAAAKVQSHLTSNINTPTQYAALKTFEVDTSYMKAKFKERRDLVCKLLDEAKIPYVKPKGAFYFLLDISKYEQDDVKFCKDLLNEKHVALVPGSAFNAPGFVRLSFATSEEVLKEGIKRIAEFIAKR